The DNA region CCTCCGCTTATACCCAGGATGAGAGATTTACAGCCTGCTTCACGCATTTTTTCTTTTATAAAGTTAACGCGTCGTTCAATCTCAAAGTCAACGTCGATGCTTGGCAATACACGCATTTCTTGGCGAATTTCTTGTTCCATGAGTTAAATGTCCTAAAAATTAAAAGGCAACTTTTGCTATCATATTGCAAATTCACATTGGGCTCAATTTACAACATGGAAGAGAAAGCGAAATCATGAATAAAATAGCGGTGTTTGGTAGTGCATTTAATCCGCCTAGCTTTGGTCACTTGAGTGTGATTGAACGTCTATCTCATTTTGATCAGGTGTTACTTGTACCGAGTATTGCTCATGCATGGGGGAAACAGATGCTCGACTATACAGAGCGTTGTTCTATGATTAAGGCATTTATTAGTGATATCCCTTGTAGCAATGTCAGTTTGTCATGCATTGAAAAAGAATTAGAAAATGGACAGGGGCCAGTGACCACATTTCATCTGCTCTGTGCGTTACAAATGGCCAACCCGAATGCTGAACTGACTTTTGTTATCGGACCCGATAATCTTTTTAATTTTTCAAAGTTCTATAAATTTGAAGAAATAATGCGACGTTGGAGTGTGTTGGCTTGTCCAGAAACCGTTGCGATTCGGAGTACAGAAATACGCGAAAAACTGGTGCAGGGTCAAGATATTCAACATTTGACCAGTGAAAGCGTGGTCAAAATATTGCAAAACAATGACTTATACCGCATTATTTAAACGGGTATGAAACCAGTTTGATTAAGGGTGTAATGGAACGTTGTGGCGCAGTTTAAGCGAATATTAGCATTGGTATGTGGCACTTTTATGGCTGCAAGTTCTGAAGCTTGCGTTGTCGATCGCGATCCGTCTCGTTCAATTGTCTTAATTGAATCAACACTTGAACTTTGTGAAGAGTTTATTGAAACAGTGGATGAACTTGTGGATGATCTGTTGGTTTCTACGCATCTTAAAGAACAATCGACGACGGTGGGTTAC from Vibrio rarus includes:
- a CDS encoding nicotinate-nicotinamide nucleotide adenylyltransferase, whose amino-acid sequence is MNKIAVFGSAFNPPSFGHLSVIERLSHFDQVLLVPSIAHAWGKQMLDYTERCSMIKAFISDIPCSNVSLSCIEKELENGQGPVTTFHLLCALQMANPNAELTFVIGPDNLFNFSKFYKFEEIMRRWSVLACPETVAIRSTEIREKLVQGQDIQHLTSESVVKILQNNDLYRII